The following proteins are encoded in a genomic region of Debaryomyces hansenii CBS767 chromosome G complete sequence:
- a CDS encoding DEHA2G15400p (similar to uniprot|Q10740 Saccharomyces cerevisiae YNL045W): MEVVISPHRPIQSPEVDPSTLSNYTNFNIRKTDLQFKVLFDEEKVDGVVVYDLSSIDEIEEVILDTSYLEIQSVRVNDKEIGEYQLKERAEPLGSALVVKYTFKKNTPVKLEIKFSTTSKCTALQFLSKEATDGKKAPYLFSQCQAIHARSLFPCFDTPAVKTPYKMMAESPYPALMSGRPIKQEHNKHYFDQPIPIPSYLVALASGDITKAPIGPRSHVYCEPSKIDACQYEFEHDMEKFLTTVESLIFKYEWDQYDALVLPSSFPYGGMENPNVTFATPTLISGDRENVDVLAHELAHSWSGNLVTNCSWEHFWLNEGWTVYLERRIQGAIYGEPTRHFSAIIGWTDLENSINAMGKSASRFSTLVQDLKDQCDPDDSFSTVPYEKGSNLLYHIEQVVGGKEVFDPFIPYYFKKYRYKSLDTYEFLDTLYDFFKDKKTELDSIDWNTWLYKPGMPPVKPKFDSTLVDQCYNLADKWYNAIVKRNKNYSQVFHYDDVKDFSSNQSVVFLDTLTSFDKHESFKWSDNIDALQAMGDIYSNYSQSKNAEVVFRWYALQVTGNNTQFYDPLGEWLGTVGRMKFVRPGLHNLVKISVLIVLKTMLDS; the protein is encoded by the exons ATGGAAGTCGTTATAAGTCCTCATCGTCCTATTCAATCTCCTGAAGTCGATCCTTCGACTTTGTCGAATTATAccaattttaatatcaGAAAAACTGACTTACAGTTTAAAGTTTTATTTGACGAAGAAAAGGTCGATGGAGTGGTAGTCTATGACTTATCAAGTATCGATGAAATAGAGGAAGTGATTTTAGATACGTCCTACTTGGAAATACAGAGTGTAAGAGTGAATGATAAGGAAATTGGGgaatatcaattgaaagaaagaGCTGAACCACTCGGTTCAGCATTGGTTGTCAAATATACATTCAAAAAAAACACGCCTgttaaattagaaattaaGTTTTCAACTACTTCCAAGTGTACTGCATTGCAGTTCTTATCGAAGGAAGCTACTGATGGTAAGAAGGCCccttatttattttccCAGTGTCAAGCAATCCATGCTCGTAGTCTTTTCCCTTGTTTTGATACGCCAGCAGTTAAGACTCCATATAAGATGATGGCAGAATCTCCATACCCTGCATTAATGTCGGGTAGGCCAATTAAACAAGAACATAATAAACACTATTTTGATCAGCCAATTCCTATCCCATCATACTTAGTTGCATTAGCATCAGGTGATATCACGAAGGCCCCAATTGGACCTAGATCTCATGTCTATTGTGAACCAAGTAAGATAGATGCGTGTCAATATGAATTTGAACACGATATGGAGAAATTCTTGACAACAgttgaatcattaattttcaaatacgAGTGGGATCAGTACGATGCATTGGTGTTACCATCGTCATTCCCATATGGTGGTATGGAAAATCCTAACGTCACATTTGCTACGCCAACCTTAATTAGTGGTGATCGTGAAAATGTAGACGTTTTGGCACACGAATTGGCCCATTCTTGGTCAGGAAACTTAGTTACCAACTGTTCGTGGGAACATTTTTGGCTTAATGAAGGTTGGACTGTCTATTTAGAAAGGAGAATACAGGGAGCTATTTATGGTGAGCCAACAAGACATTTTAGTGCTATAATTGGTTGGACCGACTTAGAAAATTCCATCAATGCCATGGGCAAATCTGCTTCTAGATTCTCGACTTTAGTGCAAGACTTAAAAGATCAATGCGATCCAGATGATTCTTTTTCGACAGTGCCATATGAAAAGGGTTCCAATTTATTGTATCATATTGAACAAGTAGTGGGTGGAaaagaagtatttgatCCATTTATTCCATACTACTTTAAGAAGTATAGATACAAATCATTGGATACATACGAATTTTTGGACACGTTATAcgatttcttcaaagaCAAAAAGACTGAATtagattcaattgattggAATACATGGCTTTATAAACCAGGAATGCCTCCAGTGAAGCCCAAATTTGATAGCACCTTAGTCGATCAATGTTATAACTTGGCCGATAAATGGTATAATGCTATAGTAAAACGCAACAAAAACTACAGTCAAGTTTTTCATTACGATGATGTCAAGGATTTTAGTTCAAACCAATCGGTTGTGTTTTTGGATACTCTTACTTCCTTTGACAAGCATGAATCGTTCAAGTGGTCCGACAACATCGATGCGCTACAAGCAATGGGTGACATATACTCCAATTATTCTCAATCTAAAAATGCGGAAGTTGTGTTCAGATGGTATGCATTACAAGTTACTGGAAATAATACCCAGTTCTACGACCCTCTAGGTGAATGGTTGGGTACCGTCGGTAGAATGAAATTTGTTAGACCGGG TTTACACAACTTGGTGAAAATTTCAGTCTTGATCGTATTAAAAACAATGTTGGACAGTTAA
- a CDS encoding 60S ribosomal protein L39 (highly similar to uniprot|P04650 Saccharomyces cerevisiae YJL189W RPL39 Protein component of the large (60S) ribosomal subunit), with the protein MPSQKSFRTKQKLAKAQKQNRPLPQWIRLRSGNTIRYNAKRRHWRRTKLNI; encoded by the exons ATGCCT TCTCAAAAATCTTTTAGAACTAAGCAAAAATTAGCTAAGGCTCAAAAGCAAAACAGACCATTGCCACAATGGATCAGATTGAGATCTGGTAACACCATCAGATATAACGCTAAGAGAAGACACTGGAGAAGAACTAAGTTAAACATCTAA
- a CDS encoding 40S ribosomal protein S22 (highly similar to uniprot|P04648 Saccharomyces cerevisiae YJL190C RPS22A Protein component of the small (40S) ribosomal subunit or uniprot|P04648 Saccharomyces cerevisiae YLR367W RPS22B Protein component of the small (40S) ribosomal subunit), with the protein MTRTSVLADALNSINNAEKTGKRQVLIRPSSKVIIKFLTVMQKHGYIGEFEYIDDHRSGKIVVQLNGRLNKCGVISPRFNVKVGDMERWTDNLLPARQFGYVILTTSAGIMDHEEARRKHVAGKILGFVY; encoded by the coding sequence ATGACCAGAACCTCCGTCTTAGCAGATGCTTTAAACTCCATCAACAACGCCGAAAAAACCGGTAAGCGTCAAGTCTTAATCAGACCATCTTCCAAGGTCATCATCAAGTTCTTAACCGTTATGCAAAAGCACGGTTACATTGGTGAATTCGAATACATTGATGACCACAGATCTGGTAAGATTGTTGTCCAATTAAACGGTAGATTGAACAAGTGTGGTGTTATTTCTCCAAGATTCAACGTCAAGGTCGGTGACATGGAAAGATGGACTGACAACTTGTTACCAGCTAGACAATTCGGTTACGTTATCTTAACCACCTCTGCTGGTATCATGGACCACGAAGAAGCCAGAAGAAAGCACGTTGCTGGTAAGATCTTAGGTTTCGTCTACTAA
- a CDS encoding 40S ribosomal protein S14 (highly similar to uniprot|P04650 Saccharomyces cerevisiae YJL189W RPL39 Protein component of the large (60S) ribosomal subunit), with product MSSSGPVRDGSQVFGVARIFASFNDTFVHVTDLSGQETIARVTGGMKVKADRDESSPYAAMLAAQDVAQKCKEVGITAVHVKLRATGGTKTKTPGPGGQSALRALARSGLRIGRIEDVTPVPSDSTRRKGGRRGRRL from the exons atgtCTTCATCTG GTCCAGTTAGAGATGGCTCCCAAGTTTTTGGTGTTGCCCGTATCTTTGCTTCATTCAACGATACCTTCGTTCACGTTACTGATTTATCCGGTCAAGAAACTATTGCTAGAGTTACCGGTGGTATGAAAGTCAAGGCTGATAGAGATGAATCTTCTCCATACGCCGCTATGTTGGCTGCCCAAGATGTTGCTCAAAAATGTAAAGAAGTCGGTATTACTGCCGTCCACGTTAAGTTGAGAGCTACCGGTGGTACCAAGACCAAGACCCCAGGTCCAGGTGGTCAATCCGCTTTAAGAGCTTTAGCCAGATCCGGTTTAAGAATCGGTAGAATCGAAGATGTTACTCCAGTTCCATCTGATTCCACCAGAAGAAAGGGTGGTAGACGTGGTAGAAGATTGTGA
- a CDS encoding DEHA2G15488p (no similarity) has protein sequence MLSILRNTRLHGHSSRCLKLTVPLVTSKRCISDRNSSLDQNKIVDLLLKSSKMEPTKQNHTNIEDFNKNFVIHDTVELPDISNPKIPFPSIQFKDYDIADMENLGRLYMKYVTVKYVFDTRPHIRFNEAFNYTDTLLECASMAFDSRKSSFLEYIGQFCIADISKCNQYIEGFFMEDAKSSQLIESFSTYFLKITPRFKRDMVDYNLIWDSAVPNSTIELPSLEYAKHVFNPFLLVDSSNLKKFMSSSMFDGTQENTLVGDKLLDLQNYGKLMFEFYTVKHLFQKLDISNPLFIDIVKNLDSIFEDVISFSALTNVIKCPQYSPIIKDIRTKSNFNEIFYQYLGILDLNNKIVENSVEKWVGRLVDYLIANSSENEINFAIKFDSPSLSSPKYKKQKNLPVVPCLKMSESMSDKAFPHGYADSTMLDELKELGKSCISLAFKHYLVVNSLHETEYEKYKYEKEFIEVVGRHVNDSIKVKSITPDEFSNSDIPFTSDQFLGLYLIEDFEGCMSFLDQFFAGDYNPSNFEASASYIKHLAFQINTPIIRMAGSITSKDSSPLSLPPLSDNSRTTRFLLLNNAVINPSFGTYKNRNWKRNNSMKNSLHLWHSWGSLLYKVSIRHALISKSSQVSSPYIQELFKLLTSNNFCKYILDDSNNFNIIENTDYERLLMERRYTNSLINAQFSQYLATVQMSNSKTIKEWTSSFVELFISLIENLNSEEVIHLINTFTEKFKMHKFSLCQSFATNIIKNIEEERIVIDLPSINELNNEDFAPSEEMGKAFLSYSIASFNIHYGLDSFINSKIDTMDMIEVVVKTKPIKELLRSKSIYQYIGLLVDQKGNTEAQRVTYNFLGQILNSKAKPLNFSKIPNLNLNINDKVIGGSDFFVWGNAIQFPKIHNDALHKLLLVNFYVSRTFFQITRNHVGNIHELPDLCTKFNTIGGEFYKYSVLKHAYTYSSSGTLRLPEAILEKSIKLLMDRVFMSIVCYKSGILYDPFNHTDYSKLAKKAMKNNYFFLRFSSQSFRQYMGSLCYHDIDIADRWVNSIVNTLLDELSNASNIQKQHQILNDLESKMQKYYVQKRI, from the coding sequence ATGCTATCGATACTACGGAATACGAGGTTGCATGGCCATTCGCTGAGATGCTTGAAGTTGACCGTTCCGTTAGTAACTTCTAAAAGATGTATATCAGATCGAAATTCGTCGTTAGATCAAAATAAGATAGTTGATTTGTTATTAAAATCGTCCAAGATGGAACCTACAAAGCAAAATCATACAAATATTGAGGATttcaacaagaattttGTAATACATGATACCGTTGAACTTCCAGATATATCCAACCCCAAAATACCATTTCCTTCCATTCAATTTAAAGATTATGACATTGCTGATATGGAAAATCTAGGTCGATTATACATGAAATATGTCACAGTGAAATATGTTTTCGACACCAGACCACATATTAGATTTAATGAAGCGTTTAATTACACTGATACATTATTAGAGTGTGCATCTATGGCATTTGACTCTCGAAAGTCGTCctttttggaatatattGGACAATTTTGCATTGCAGATATCTCTAAATGTAATCAATACATAGAAGGTTTCTTTATGGAGGACGCAAAATCAAGTCAACtaattgaatcattttcGACCTACTTTCTCAAAATAACTCCTAGATTTAAGCGTGATATGGTTGATTATAACTTGATATGGGACTCAGCGGTTCCAAATTCTACAATTGAACTCCCGAGTCTAGAATACGCCAAGCATGTTTTTAATCCCTTTTTGTTAGTGgattcttctaatttaaaaaaGTTCATGTCCTCCTCTATGTTTGATGGGACGCAGGAGAATACACTTGTCGGTGATAAACTACTTGATTTGCAAAATTACGGTAAGCTAATGTTCGAATTCTACACCGTGAAACACCTCTTTCAGAAGCTTGATATCTCTAATCCCTTGTTTATTGACATAGTCAAGAACTTGGATtctatttttgaagatgtTATAAGCTTTTCGGCGCTTACAAATGTCATAAAATGTCCCCAGTATTCACCGATAATAAAGGATATTCGTACTAAatctaatttcaatgaaattttctATCAATATTTGGGTATTCTAGATTTGAACAACAAGATTGTAGAAAATCTGGTTGAGAAATGGGTGGGTAGATTGGTTGACTATTTAATAGCCAACTCAagtgaaaatgaaataaactTTGCTATCAAGTTCGATAGTCCATCGCTACTGTCGCCTAAGTAcaagaaacagaagaatTTACCGGTTGTCCCCTGCTTGAAAATGAGCGAGTCTATGAGCGATAAAGCTTTCCCGCATGGGTACGCGGATTCAACCATGttagatgaattaaagGAACTTGGTAAATCTTGCATTTCTTTAGCATTTAAGCATTACTTGGTCGTAAATAGCTTGCATGAGACTGAATATGAGAAGTATAAATATGAGaaagaatttattgaagtaGTCGGTAGACATGTGAATGACTCTATCAAAGTCAAAAGTATAACACCAGATGAGTTCTCAAATTCAGATATACCTTTTACAAGTGACCAATTTTTAGgtttatatttgattgaagattttgaaggTTGTATGTCAtttcttgatcaattcTTCGCAGGAGATTACAACCCTTCTAACTTTGAGGCATCAGCAAGTTATATAAAACATCTTGCATTTCAAATTAACACACCTATCATCAGAATGGCGGGTTCCATCACGCTGAAGGATTCAAGTCCTCTAAGTCTCCCTCCATTAAGCGATAATTCGAGAACAACAAGGTTccttttattgaataacGCAGTTATAAATCCTAGTTTTGGTACTTACAAGAATAGAAACTGGAAGAGAAATAATTCGATGAAAAATTCCTTGCATTTATGGCATAGTTGGGGCAGTTTACTATATAAGGTCTCAATCCGCCATGCGTTAATATCCAAGCTGTCCCAAGTATCATCCCCgtatattcaagaattgtttAAATTGCTTACCTCgaataatttttgcaaGTATATTCTAGACGAttcgaataatttcaatataatagaaAACACTGATTACGAAAGGTTACTAATGGAGAGAAGATACACAAATAGTCTTATTAATGCCCAATTTTCTCAATACTTAGCAACTGTGCAAATGTCTAACTCAAAAACAATTAAGGAGTGGACGCTGAGCTTCGTTGAGTTGTTTATCAGTCTCATAGAAAATCTTAATAGTGAAGAAGTTATACACTTGATCAATACGTTCACAGAAAAATTTAAGATGCACAAATTTTCATTGTGCCAGAGTTTTGCTActaatataatcaaaaacatagaagaagaaagaatcgTTATTGACTTGCCAAGTATCAATGAGTTAAATAATGAGGATTTCGCCCCATCAGAAGAGATGGGAAAAGCCTTCTTAAGTTACTCTATAGCATCCTTTAATATCCACTATGGTTTGGATAGTTTTattaattccaaaataGATACAATGGACATGATAGAAGTAGTGGTCAAAACGAAGCCAATTAAAGAACTTCTCCGCAGcaaatcaatttatcaatatattggTCTTTTGGTTGATCAGAAGGGAAATACCGAAGCACAAAGGGTTACATATAACTTTCTTGgacaaattttgaattctaaAGCAAAGCCCTTGAACTTTTCTAAAATACCCAATCTTAACTTGAATATAAACGATAAAGTGATTGGTGGCTCAGATTTTTTTGTTTGGGGAAATGCAATTCAATTCCCAAAGATACATAATGATGCCTTGCATAAGCTTTTATTAGTAAATTTTTATGTATCTAGAactttttttcaaataactAGAAACCATGTTGGTAATATCCACGAGTTACCTGATTTGTGTACGAAGTTCAATACAATAGGTGGTGAGTTTTATAAGTATCTGGTTCTAAAACATGCGTACACATATCTGTCATCAGGAACACTTCGTTTACCTGAAGCTATATTAGAGAAGTCCATAAAATTACTCATGGACAGAGTTTTTATGTCGATTGTATGTTATAAGTCTGGTATATTGTATGATCCATTTAATCATACAGATTATTCAAAACTTGCTAAAAAGGCAATGAAAAACAATTACTTTTTTCTTCGTTTCAGCAGTCAATCCTTTAGACAGTATATGGGTTCATTATGTTAccatgatattgatatagCCGATAGGTGGGTTAACTCAATTGTAAATACATTATTAGACGAATTGTCTAATGCATCCAACATTCAAAAGCAAcatcaaatattaaacGATTTGGAATCaaaaatgcaaaaataCTATGTACAAAAACGCATTtaa
- a CDS encoding DEHA2G15510p (similar to uniprot|Q08268 Saccharomyces cerevisiae YOL119c MCH4 Protein or uniprot|Q08777 Saccharomyces cerevisiae YOR306C MCH5 Protein): MNSQSGNDIPLKPVGINRQDSGVVGVSTGIRNADNEGTLETTFSHTEPIESQKPSEEPTNGLKAYSVVIGSFLGLIANFGVLNSIGAIQSYVSSHQLKDIETSSISWIFSIYMYLSFAIGIIVGPIFVMKGSFTPLLYGTVLIVGGFMATANCTKVWQFILSFICVGTGHGLCITPLVGVVSQHWTANAIGRATGFATIGGSIGGVILPLMLRSLFPKVGFAWSIRILGFFCLACMICAMLLAREKYCTDLIPMDSASTDYEEMNKRKKFKAASKNILSFNALRDIKYSFLIIGVFFGELALMLIVTYYASYAIAQGMSESAAYILLTIFNACGVLGRWIPGHMADIWGPYNVMILMLICLDISIMVVWLPFGSNVGVLYAFAALSGAFSASILSLLPVSLSSVTIYSIKKVKVTKQQNPFVEGEVESTEVRYPLEFGQKYGLLYFFVSLGNLFGIPIASAVIGDQSKHNYDMFVLLSGIFAIIGTVFWIISRYCIVGFKLNVKI, translated from the coding sequence atgaattcTCAGTCGGGGAATGATATTCCGCTCAAGCCAGTTGGTATAAATAGACAAGACTCAGGTGTAGTTGGTGTGAGTACAGGGATTAGAAATGCTGATAATGAAGGAACTTTAGAGACGACTTTTCTGCATACCGAGCCCATAGAAAGCCAAAAACCTTCTGAGGAACCAACTAATGGCCTTAAAGCTTATAGTGTTGTTATAGGATCCTTTTTAGGACTCATTGCAAACTTTGGAGTTCTTAACTCTATTGGTGCAATTCAATCGTATGTCAGTCTGCATCAGTTAAAGGATATTGAGACTTCTTCGATATCCTGGATATTTTCGATCTATATGTATTTGTCGTTCGCCATTGGTATTATTGTAGGGCCCATATTTGTTATGAAAGGCTCGTTTACCCCTTTACTTTACGGTACTGTGCTAATCGTCGGAGGTTTTATGGCTACTGCGAATTGTACTAAAGTTTGGCAATTCATCCTAAGTTTTATTTGCGTAGGAACTGGACATGGCTTATGTATTACCCCATTAGTAGGAGTTGTCAGTCAACATTGGACTGCAAACGCTATAGGAAGAGCAACTGGTTTTGCCACAATTGGGGGATCAATAGGGGGTGTAATTTTGCCCTTAATGCTTCGTTcattatttccaaaagTTGGATTTGCCTGGAGTATAAGAATCCTTGGATTCTTCTGTTTAGCATGTATGATTTGTGCAATGCTATTAGCTAGAGAGAAGTATTGCACGGACTTAATCCCTATGGATTCCGCATCTACTGATTATGAAGAAATGAACAAACGGAAAAAGTTCAAAGCAGCAAgtaagaatattttgagcTTTAACGCATTAAGagatattaaatattcatttCTTATTATAGGCGTGTTCTTTGGTGAATTAGCACTTATGTTAATAGTTACCTATTACGCAAGTTATGCAATTGCTCAAGGTATGTCAGAATCAGCAGCGTATATTCTTTTAACTATATTCAATGCATGCGGAGTTTTAGGTCGTTGGATTCCTGGCCATATGGCTGATATATGGGGACCATATAATGTTATGATTTTGATGTTAATATGTCTTGATATCTCTATCATGGTAGTATGGCTTCCATTTGGCTCGAATGTTGGTGTTTTGTATGCATTTGCAGCTTTATCGGGTGCATTTTCTGCTAGTATTTTATCTCTCTTACCAGTTCTGTTGTCATCAGTAACTATTTATTCGATTAAAAAGGTGAAGGTAACTAAGCAACAAAATCCTTTTGTAGAGGGTGAAGTAGAGTCTACAGAAGTCAGATACCCGCTAGAATTTGGCCAAAAGTATGGTTTGctttatttttttgtttcCCTTGGTAACTTATTCGGTATACCAATTGCCAGTGCTGTTATTGGAGATCAGAGCAAACATAACTATGACATGTTCGTACTTTTGTCGGgtatttttgcaatcataGGTACTGTGTTCTGGATCATTAGTAGATACTGTATTGTGGGATTTAAATTAAACgtaaaaatataa